The segment CTACTATTTAGAATCTGTGAGATTGATTCATGTTCTCAAAATGTAGTTGCATTTATGGTTCTTTCTTTGTTGGCAGAAAGGTCGTCTATCAGAGGAAGAAGCTCGGTTCTATGGGGCAGAGGTTGTGGATGCTCTTGAGTATATACATACTATGGGACTGATACATAGAGATATTAAGGTAATAGCTTCTTTCTCTAACATATCACCTTAGCAAGGTCAATATTGCTAAACTTGGGTTTTGAATGAGAGTAGCCGGAGAATCTGTTACTGACTTCAGATGGACACATTAAGATTGCTGATTTTGGTAGTGTTAAGCCAATGCAAGACAGCCAGATCACTCTACTTCCCATTGCAGCTTCTGGTAAGTTCCATCTTCTTTCCTATATATTCTTATTCTTAGTTATTGATAAGTATGGTCAGATCAGATCCTTTTGTTTTGTAAAGCTTGTCTGTAAAACTGGTGGTGAGTCATTGCAGATGATAAGGCCTGCACTTTTGTCGGAACAGCTGCATATGTTCCTCCTGAAGTTCTCAACTCCTCTCCAGCAACTTTCGGGTAAAGACTCTTGTGTTAAGAACAGATGTGATGAATCTTTTTGGTTCTGTGGATTACTACAATGCCTCTTTACTTGAAACAAATTTCAAACAGAAACGATCTCTGGGCACTTGGCTGCACTCTGTACCAAATGCTCTCAGGAACTTCTCCATTCAAAGATGCAAGTGAATGGCTTATTTTCCAAAGAATCATAGCGAGAGATATAAAGTTCCCAAACCATTTCTCAGAAGCAGCAAGAGACCTCATCGACCGATTACTGGTAAGTTATGCTTAGTCCTTTGTTCATTAGGAACAAACACAACAAGTTCTTGAAGCTCTTGGTAATCTCTCTTTCAGGATACTGATCCAATTAGAAGACCAGGAGCTGGACCAGAAGGTTATGCTTCTCTCAAGAGACATCCTTTCTTCAAAGGAGTGGACTGGAAAAAACCAAGATCAAAAACTCCTCCAAAACTAGCTCCAGATCCTTCGGTATTCTACCTCCTTATATTCTAATCTTATATTATTACTCTTGTCTCTCTTGATCAAGTTTTCTCTTGTGCAGTCTCAGTCAGCATCTCCTGAGAGAGACGGTTCTCCATGGAACCAAGCACATGTTGGAGATACCTCAGCGATGCAGAACAATGGCCTCTCTTCAACTTCTGAATCCTCTGGTTCCATAACAAGGATTGCCTCCATAGACTCCTTTGATTCGAAATGGTGAGACACTACTATGCTTTTTTTActcatctctgttttttttttctttcaaaaagtcCTAACTCGGTTCTGTTATAATATCAGGCAACAGTTTCTTGAACCTGGTGAATCGGTTATAATGATATCAGCAGTGAAGAAGCTACGGAAAATCACTAGCAAGAAAGTGCAGCTAATACTCACCAGCAAACCGAGACTGATCTACGTGGATCCATCGAAGCTTGTTGCTAAAGGGAATATCATCTGGTCTGATAACTCCAACGACCTCAACGTTCAAATCTCGAGTCCTTCCCATTTCAAGATTTGCACTGTaactaacacacacacacacactccaATCGCATCTCACCAggcttttatttattttattttttctaggAGATGAAACTTGACTGTTTGATTTTGATTTGGCAGCCGAAGAAGGTTCTATCAATTGAAGACGCGAAACAGCGAGCTTTGCAGTGGAGGAAGGCAATTGAAACTCTTCAAAACCGTTGAGACTCAGTAGGGCTGATGGTGTCCGTTCATTACATCCCAATTCGTTAATTTTTTTCCTTGTCCTTTGATTTCTGTTTCTTTCATGTAATTCAATTGATTACAATCATTTCACATCTCGTTGTATGCATGCATAGAGAAGAGTCTTCTCTGCATTGAGATGAGCATTTATAGTAGTAGTTAATGAATCTGTTATTTCGGTTATAAAAGTTCTTGTCTGATTCAGCATATATGCAGACAGCAGAAATTGTACGGAACGTTAtccatttttcttcttctttgaatgCATCCGCTTTCGATTTTTTACATGCAGAAAATGCATTTAAAGAGGGATATAATTATAGATCTAAAGCAAATACAGgttaagaaaaatgaaaatataaagcACACATTGAGATTTATCGATCAACACCCATCGCGAAGAGAGGTAAAACACTTTCGTTTTCTTAGTTCCATTCAGTTTCATTTTTTGCGTAACACTGTGGAGTTCTAAATCTCTTTGTGAATTCAGTCGGTTCCGgtaatcatctttttttttttttgacaacaatttACTAATCTATCGTGATTCCACCGGTCCAGAAAGCCAAACCGGAGGTATCGAgtcgacatataacatagctgaagGTGAACTCCTTGCACCATGTGCAAGCTTATCCGCCATAGTGTTTTGCGCCCTTGGAATATGTCAGATTGTGAAATTAGAGAAGAACGTCTTACATTGGCGAAATTCCTCCATATGCGTAGTGAAAGCTGGCCATTCTTCAGGTgaggacaccatcttcaccagttgagaacaatccgtagcAAAAACTACATCTGAGAACTGcagggtcttcatgcactccattgcccatATCAGCGCTTCACATTCTGCGTGTAAAGGAGATAGGCTACGTCGGAGATTCATTGCCCCCATCATCTTGTCCTCTGAATCTATCTTTCGGCAATACCATCCCTGTCCAGTAAATACATCTTgttccttccaagatccatcgaCAAAGCATACTCTAGTATATCCCAAAGTTTGCCAATCGAGAGGAAACTGAACATTTCCATTAGGATTTTGTATCAATAACTGTGCCTCTGACCAAAGTGTTTCCTCAAGATCCGCTATCCGTAGTATTTCCTGCGGATTCCCATTTCTATTTGTGTAAATCTTATCATTTCTATTTTTCCAGatataccacataatccaaGGAAAATAATTGGAGTCCACTTCGTTTGGTATTCTCCAAAATAGGTAATCCAAACTTGTGAAGACTGAAATTGCTGGAAATATTCCTAGTGAGGATGGGACCCGGGATAAGGCCCATGTTTGTAGAGCTGGTTCCGGTAATCATCAAAATGAAGTTTGATAAGCTCACTAAATCCATAAATCAAATCTATTTGCATtagatgccaaaaaaaaaatctaattgcATTAATTGAGATTAATTCAGGCaattaataacattttttgttgTCTACCATAGTAAGATCTAGATTTTAAGTTATCAAGACAAATctagtactccctccgtttcaatttatttgtcgttctagacttcggcacacagattaataaaacatttaattttgtatatttactagataaaaacatcattaccaatacaactaaccagatttcaaccaatagaaaaatagaatagattaaaaagtcaataaattttgcattgaaatcataaaacgacacttactttgaaacgaaaattttgctccaaaacgacatataattcgaaacggagggagtattaagaAAAATTCATATGAAGAATATAAGATTACACTAGCTAGTAATTCTATCAAAAAATTCATCATTAACTTTTCAAATACAATGTTCAATTCCAACTTGGTCTTTTAAGCATCACTTCTCCTTATGCTTCAGAATTTCCAAAATCATCCAAAATGTACTTAAACCTGCAATGtggattcaaaatatataaccaCTCTTAATTAAGTCTTATATAATGgttaaaaaggttaaaaacCCCATAAGTCatgatatacatttttttttgtcaagtcATGATATACATTTACtatactttttcattttttttaaaacacacatTGCTTCAATTATCAGATTTACTAATTTTCCTAACTAGATACGCGCGTTAATAGTCGTATGTACATATCTTTAACAATTTCATTAGGCTTCTACGGATATGTTTACGGAATAAACAGTTGAAACCCTAGTTGAAAAAGCTTAATCAGCAAAGTAGTTAATCTGAAAGCAAAAGACCCTAATGGCTAACCAGGAGCAGCTTCCATGGGATTTGACTGAAGAGATCCTCTCTTGTGTCCCTCCTGAATCTCTTGTCCGGTTCAGAACCGTCTCCAAACAATGGAACGCTCTTTTAAGAGACAAGACGTTCATCAAAAAACACAAGACCAAGATGACGTATCGATTCATCTTAGCAACCAAATCCAAGATTTATTCGGTGAGCGTCAATCCAGAGATCGAGGTGCTTGACTTGACGTTAGATATTCCTGCTTTAGAACCTCCTCAGTTACCTAGACGCTTGATGGATTGCGATGGGCTTTTGCTATGTGACATGGGTAAAAGAGCCATGGTTTCGAACCCATGGTTAAGACAGACTAGATGGGTCGAGCACGAGGGTGACCATAGTGGTCTTCTATTCAGTGGCATAGGTTATGATGATGATAACCGTTACAAGGCCATTGGGACTCATTGGAGGCAACTAGATCCTCTAAAGACATTTTGGAAAACCCTTGATTTTTTATCCGACGCATGGAAGGAACAAAGAGGTGTGATTAAGTCTAGTGGTACTAGTAGTAATAGTACTACTGAGGAAGCTAGACCTGTTACTATGCACAGTACCAGCGGTGTGTCTTTGAATGGAACTTGGTATCGTGTTGCTTCTTATAACGAAACCAAGTACTTGTACTTCATAGTTAACTTTGATTTTACTAAGGAAACATTCAACCAGTTTTGTGATCTGCCGTGTGAGGATAACAAGCATGATGATGCTCTTGTTCTTAGGGTATTTATGGGAGATCGGTTTTCGTTGTTAAAGCAATCCAATCTAACAAAGAAGATTCAGATTTGGGTAACCAAGAACAAGATTCATAAACAGGATGGTAGATATGTGGAATGGATGAATTTCATGGAAGTGTCAGTTCCTAACTTGCCGGATTTGGTACAGCCAAGTTACTTCATCGACGATAAAAGGCTTGTAGTGTGCTCTTGCGACAAAGATGGTCAGGCTTGGATCTATGTTGTGGGGAACAATAACTTGATCAGTAAAACCAAAGTAGATCATGGTGTCGATTGTTGGCCTACGCATTGTTCCTTTATTCCCAGCTTGGTCTCGGTTCCTGGAGGTAAAAGAGAAGAAGCGGAATGACTAGTTTCATCTCATTACATTCAGCTTCTTGTTTGCTTCTTGAAGAAGCTTCGGTTGATTTGGGTTTTGTGGTTTTCTTTAACAACTTTCTTTGTTGGAAGTAGAGATTTTGCTaagtttcctttttgtttttgttttgcttttattttgtCAGAATggtttcttttataattttttggagCAAACAAAATTATGTTTAACGAATTCAGTTTAATATGCTAGCTTTTACACTTGGATTAGTAAGCTTTCGCACTAGTCTTAAAATGGATTTATTTATATCTTGAAACaagatgagtttttttttttttttacttttaatttccGATACCATTTCTGAAAAATGAAAGTAGAGTTTTTACAACATTTAAACAACAAGATGcctgttgctcaaaaaaaaaaaaacaagatgcCTTATTTTTGAAACAAGATGAGCTTTTGCATGTTATGTTTCAcctgtatttattttataaaccctATAGTATAGGCTACCAGAATGGAATAATCCAAAAACATACCATACTTCTTGATCCGAGTTTGAATACCTTCTATTTAGTCATAACGGATAGATCGATCGTTTATTACAATCCATCATATTAATCATGATTTGGACTGAAATCAAGTTCGCACTAGCTAAGTAGCAACAACTTAGTTTCAATCGGGAATCGGGATTCGAATTCAAAACCGACAAATTTACGCCAAGCGTTAACAGAATACCATCAGCTTATCACTGCTTGGTTAAAAGTATTTTGGGTAACTTTCTATATTGAAAAGCTTCCACCACATATGGTGCGCAAAATTCAAGAAaaccttttcattttttttttggagaaatatAATACATAATCGAACATGCGATCATCTTCTTACTACTAGCAGAAAAACACCACAACGTTCTCATGCAAGTCTATATTGTCCACTAATTTTTTGCCTCAGAAACaagtttcatcttctttttacAAGTTTGATCTTTGCCTTTACTGAAAGGTATAACTTATTTATCACCTTCACAATTAAAAAGATGATTACTGGTGATTCTTGAAAATACTTATAAGATCTCAACAAAACATAAGTTTCAGAAAAAGCCCATGCACGTAGGTAGGCATGGTcgtgtatataatttttttttgatcaaaggtcgtgtatatatttcttttttgtaaacGGATGGTCGTATATTCTCTTTtctgaaataaattaaaacatacGATAAAAACGAACGGAGAGAATATGGGGATCTAACGTATATGccaaaatattgttttgtaaaCTCCGGATTTGAtgtaaaagaaaacaagaaatgtttttctttaagaaTAGAGTCGTCAATCTGAAAAAGCAGCGACTCataaaacacaacaaaaacCCTATTATGGAGAACAAGGAGAAGCTTCCATGGGAGTTGGTGGAAGAGATCCTCTCTCGTGTCCCTCCTAAACCACTTATCCGATTCAGAACCGTTTGCAAACGATGGAACACTCTCTTCGACGACAATACTTTCATCAACAACCACAAAATGACCTTTCAATTTATTCTAGTGACTAAATCCAAGGTTTATTCGGTAAGCCTGAACCCCCAGATAGAGGTGCGTGAGTTAACCTTAGATACCCCCGGTTTAAAAGATCAGAAACCTAATGACTTGGTCGATTGCAATGGGTTCTTGCTATGTGGCATGAAAGAAGGAGCTGTGGTTTGTAACCCGTGGTCAGGACAAAATAGATGCATCAAGGCCGAGGTTAGTCAACCTAGTTTAGAATTTCGTGGCATAGGTTATGATGATAATAGGATGGGTAAGAAAATTGTTTATAAAACCGTTGCGTTTTATCTAAATAATATAAGCTCTACCACTGCATGGAGAATCCATAACCTTGCTACCGATACTTGGAAATACGTGTTGCAACAGGCAAAACGTGAAGCACCGCCTCAAACTTTTATCATTATGCACTCGACAAGAGGTGTATCGTTGAATGGAACATTGTATTGGGTTGCTTATTACCACAGTCATCCCTCGTTGTTCTTAGTAGTAAGATTCGATTTTCGGAGCGGAAGatacttaaaattttgtgaTCTACCGTGTGTGACGAACGATCATCGCGATGCTCTTGTCCTTAGGGTTTTTAGAGGAGATCGGCTTTCGTTGTTAAAGCAGTGCCATGTAACAAAGAAGATTCAGATTTGGGTGGCCAAGGACAAGATTGATAAAGGGTATAGTAGAGATGTGAAATGGATTATTTTCATGGAAGTGTCAATCCCTAACTTGCCGTATTTAGTACAAACACAATCCTATCGTCAGCCGAGTTACTTCATTGACGATAGAAGGGATGGTAAAAGGCTGGTCGTGTGTTCTTGCGATGTAAATGGCCGGGCTTGGATCTATGTTGTTGGGGATAGCAAGTTAATCAGTAAAACCCGATTGGATTCTGTAGTGGATCCTTGGCCTTTGCATTGTACCTGTGTTCCCAGTTTGGTCATGGTTCCTGGATGTCAAAGAGAAGACATGGAAGAAAAAGCAGAACGTGTCAATATTTCTTTcgttatgttttttgtttggttgtttGGGAAGCTTAAGTTCCTCTTtagcaaaataaattatttttaattgtttagaaCAGGCTAGATTGAATGTTTAATGGTCTCAGTCAGTTTAAGTCTAGGGTTCTGAGTTTTATTCGGGAATTTGTTAGCTTTCACTTTGTTGGACACTTCAATGGTTTTGAGATGGTTTTCAATGGTTTTATTTAGTTCTTGCAACAAAAGAGGAACTCTGTTGTCAATGGTTCAATGGTTTTGAGATGGTTTTCAATGGTTTTATTTAGTTCTTGCAACAAAAGAGGAACTCTGTTGTCTCAATCGATGTAAATATAGATTGTCAaaaagtatgtatatatatgctgAAGAAACATGCAGCATTTACGTTTGTATTAAACCTATTAAAGGAGGGTGTCTTTTCTATACAAGAAACAAGCAAATAAAGCAGCAGTAGCGTAAATAAACTAGCTAAATTGAAGCCGAATGCACATAAACATCAGTTCAAATAGCTTTTTAGTCTTCTCCTTTCTTTCATTGTCATATATTTCCCATAACACAAAGAACAAatcatataacaaaatatataaaacgaaCTTCGTTAgtattgtttttcttaaaagGGACATGCACGCATACAAATACTGGAGCCTATCGGAACCAATGAcacaaaatagtaaaatacaaataacaTACGAACATATGCATGCACaaatagtattgatattatGAAAGTGTATGAGTTACCAAAACATTAAggaaatgtatttttttattaaggGTATCttactttattatatttaataatatatttggtcatttttttcttgtgtatAATTTTAGTcataaaaacttattttataatcttttagGATAGAATTCTTACGGTAGAGTTTTTAACGTAATATAAAAACcgtttttttaactttaactaaaaagactaaaaacagtcttttaaataagatatttaaGAGAACCCTGCAATGACCATGCAATTATATGCTCCAGCAGCGGTGAATCTAGGTGAAGCAAGAAGGTGACATTTGCAcccataaaattttaaattctttataATGTTACTCATATTTGGTGATCTTCCCTTACTGAAATCTTACTAAAATCATGTTCTACCTTTAATTTCTATGTTTATCGGTAATTTGTCCTCAGCAAAAAAATTGTCTACATCCGCCACTGTGCCCCATGCTGGAATGTGTTCAGACATCTCCTGAGATGGATGGTTCTCCATGGAACCCAACACATGTTGGAGATACCTCAGCCATCCAGAACGATAGAGACGGTGGAGATGATCACTAATAGTTGTAAATGAATCTGTTATTTCGGTTACAGTGGTTCTTGTCTTGTCTGATATATCATGTGCAGACTGCAGAGATTGTACGAAATGTTATCCATTTCGATTCTTTTACATGATATTGAAAGAAAACACATGTTTTTAAAGAGGAATAACCagctaatattatttaaaaaaactgcATGTACGTACACCACTTTCCCTTGTTCATTTTAACCGAAAAAAATCGTAGATCTAAAGCAAATGATGGttgagaaaaatgaaaatataaacacAGATGTATTAAGCTTCTACACATTCTCCTGTTTTTAGCTATACACAGTAAATATCACAGAGACTCCCTTGTTTCAACAATTTCAGAGTGTGTAATCTTTTAACGTATATGGGCCTGGGCCTGTTCATTCCGCatgcaaataaataaaacatgacACTATACTAGCGATGATGTAAGAAAAAGACTTAAACCTAACCTATTTCATCGTACTAGCTACAATCACTAAACCGAAAAGAGTATGACTACTTTAAATTCTTCTCACCTAAATTCTCATGCTCTACTCTGTTTTTATAccttcgtcttcttcatcttctctcccACTCATTCTACATCCTCCATAGCTACAAAGctcattgaaaaaaaaaagcagagtAAGACAATACAAAAAACAGTGCTAACTAAATGTCTCTCCTTTCGTTTCCTCCCACTTCTTTAAACATCTCTCCTTCGCTCTTCTTCACTATCATCGCCATTCTCGTATCCGCACTCGTTCTGTTATTCCTCACGCGCCAGAGTTCTAAATCTAAGCGCGTGAACCTCCCTCCAGGTCCTCCCGGTTGGCCTGTAGTCGGAAACCTCTTCCAGTTCGCGCGCTCCGGGAAGCAGTTTTACGAGTACGCCGATGATCTGAGGGAGAAATACGGTCCCATTTACACGTTGAGGATGGGTAGCCGGACGATGATCATCATCTCCGATGCGACTCTGGCCCACGACGTTCTTATTCAGCGTGGGCCCATGTTCGCGACCCGGCCCAAAGAGAACGCGACTCGGACCATCTTCAGCTCCAACACTTTCACAGTCAACGCTTCCGTGTACGGGCCCGTGTGGCGATCGCTGAGACGGAACATGGTGCAGAACATGCTGAGCTCGACCCGGTTCAAAGAGTTCGGGTCGCTGAGACGATCCGCCATGGATAAGCTCGCCGAGAGGATCAAATCAGAAGCTAACGAAAATAACGGACTCGTCTGGGTCCTACGAAACGCGAGATTCGCTGCGTTTTGCATTCTCTTGGAGATGTGTTTCGGAATCGAGATGGACGAAGAGTCGATTCTGAAGATGGACGCGATGATGAAGAAGGTGTTGATCACGATCGATCCTCGGCTCGACGATTACCTCCCGATCCTCGCTCCGTTTTACTCCAAGGAGAGGAGACGAGCTCTCGAGGTTCGCCGCGAACAGGTCGAGCTCGTCGTCCGGTTCATCGAGAGACGACGGAGAGCGCTTACGAATCCGGGAACCGATAAAACGGCGACGTCTTTCTCTTACCTCGACACGCTCTTCGACTTAAAAATCGAAGGGCGCAAAACGACGCCGTCTAACGGAGAGCTCGTGACGTTATGTTCGGAGTTTCTTAACGGCGGGACGGACACGACCGGGACGGCGATCGAGTGGGGCATCGCGCAGCTGATCGCGAATCCTGAGATTCAATCTCGGCTCTACGATGAGATTAAATCAACGGTGGGAGATCGTGCGGTTGAGGAAAAAGACGTGGACAAGATGGTCTTTCTACAAGCCTTCGTTAAGGAGATTCTCCGGAAACATCCGCCGACGTACTTCACGCTGACTCACACGGTGACGGAGCCGACGACGGTCGCCGGATACGATGTTCCCGCGGGAATCAACGTCGAGTTCTACCTCCCGGGGATAAACGAAGATCCGAAGCTTTGGTCTAACCCGAAGAAATTCGATCCGGACCGGTTTGTTTCGGGTAAAGAGGATGCGGATATAACCGGAGTAACCGGAGTGAAGATGATGCCGTTCGGTGTAGGCCGTCGGATCTGTCCCGGTTTATCGATGGCGACCGTACACGTGCACTTGATGCTAGCGAAGATGGTTCAAGAGTTTGAATGGAGCGCTTATCCGGCGGGAAGCGAGATAGATTTCGCGGGGAAATTGGAGTTCACGGTGGTTATGATGAAACCGTTAAGAGCCATGGTTAAGCCAAgggtttaaatttatttactaTTATGAAAACGACGTGTGCTTATATTAAAGGAAGCTATACTTTAAAAATTTGTCTTGTTTTGTGAATTCTAGCAAAAGATTACATTTGTCGTCAAACAGAtcaataaatgattttttttccttctttagTAATGTCTGAGCTATCTTGATGTAGCATGTCACACTCACATGAACTAAAAGAGTTATGAATGATGTCAAAAGTAGATGCAATCGAGATTTTTAGATAGCCAGCAAAGTAGCTGTGATTGCGAAGACATATGCATGTGGAACGTGGTTGAGTACTTGAGTTGAACGTTTAAGAGCCGCCAAAAATTTAGTTCGGATTTTGATCGTGACCAACTCATGTGATATACTGACAATTTCACACAAtttaaaacacatttaaaaCTGTACATTACCAGCTCGAAAGGGTATGTGGTACCATTGCCTTACTCTTTGCCACAGTCTGCAATAAAGTGACCTATTATCTTTTTCATCCTTTTTGGATACGACGCCTTGGAATGCTGCATATTGGTGGTGTCTTGgaatatgttgtttttttt is part of the Raphanus sativus cultivar WK10039 chromosome 5, ASM80110v3, whole genome shotgun sequence genome and harbors:
- the LOC108805274 gene encoding 3-phosphoinositide-dependent protein kinase 2, coding for MTMENEFESKLALQGNGEGSISRSKSFAFKAPQENFTIQDFELDKIYGVGSYSKVVRAKKKKDGGGVYALKIMDKKFITKENKTAYVKLERIVLDQLDHPGIVKLFFTFQDNFSLYMALESCEGGELFDQITRKGRLSEEEARFYGAEVVDALEYIHTMGLIHRDIKPENLLLTSDGHIKIADFGSVKPMQDSQITLLPIAASDDKACTFVGTAAYVPPEVLNSSPATFGNDLWALGCTLYQMLSGTSPFKDASEWLIFQRIIARDIKFPNHFSEAARDLIDRLLDTDPIRRPGAGPEGYASLKRHPFFKGVDWKKPRSKTPPKLAPDPSSQSASPERDGSPWNQAHVGDTSAMQNNGLSSTSESSGSITRIASIDSFDSKWQQFLEPGESVIMISAVKKLRKITSKKVQLILTSKPRLIYVDPSKLVAKGNIIWSDNSNDLNVQISSPSHFKICTPKKVLSIEDAKQRALQWRKAIETLQNR
- the LOC108857963 gene encoding putative F-box protein At1g47390, with the translated sequence MANQEQLPWDLTEEILSCVPPESLVRFRTVSKQWNALLRDKTFIKKHKTKMTYRFILATKSKIYSVSVNPEIEVLDLTLDIPALEPPQLPRRLMDCDGLLLCDMGKRAMVSNPWLRQTRWVEHEGDHSGLLFSGIGYDDDNRYKAIGTHWRQLDPLKTFWKTLDFLSDAWKEQRGVIKSSGTSSNSTTEEARPVTMHSTSGVSLNGTWYRVASYNETKYLYFIVNFDFTKETFNQFCDLPCEDNKHDDALVLRVFMGDRFSLLKQSNLTKKIQIWVTKNKIHKQDGRYVEWMNFMEVSVPNLPDLVQPSYFIDDKRLVVCSCDKDGQAWIYVVGNNNLISKTKVDHGVDCWPTHCSFIPSLVSVPGGKREEAE
- the LOC108857964 gene encoding putative F-box/kelch-repeat protein At1g32430; this encodes MFFFKNRVVNLKKQRLIKHNKNPIMENKEKLPWELVEEILSRVPPKPLIRFRTVCKRWNTLFDDNTFINNHKMTFQFILVTKSKVYSVSLNPQIEVRELTLDTPGLKDQKPNDLVDCNGFLLCGMKEGAVVCNPWSGQNRCIKAEVSQPSLEFRGIGYDDNRMGKKIVYKTVAFYLNNISSTTAWRIHNLATDTWKYVLQQAKREAPPQTFIIMHSTRGVSLNGTLYWVAYYHSHPSLFLVVRFDFRSGRYLKFCDLPCVTNDHRDALVLRVFRGDRLSLLKQCHVTKKIQIWVAKDKIDKGYSRDVKWIIFMEVSIPNLPYLVQTQSYRQPSYFIDDRRDGKRLVVCSCDVNGRAWIYVVGDSKLISKTRLDSVVDPWPLHCTCVPSLVMVPGCQREDMEEKAERVNISFVMFFVWLFGKLKFLFSKINYF
- the LOC108861516 gene encoding cytochrome P450 77A4, translating into MSLLSFPPTSLNISPSLFFTIIAILVSALVLLFLTRQSSKSKRVNLPPGPPGWPVVGNLFQFARSGKQFYEYADDLREKYGPIYTLRMGSRTMIIISDATLAHDVLIQRGPMFATRPKENATRTIFSSNTFTVNASVYGPVWRSLRRNMVQNMLSSTRFKEFGSLRRSAMDKLAERIKSEANENNGLVWVLRNARFAAFCILLEMCFGIEMDEESILKMDAMMKKVLITIDPRLDDYLPILAPFYSKERRRALEVRREQVELVVRFIERRRRALTNPGTDKTATSFSYLDTLFDLKIEGRKTTPSNGELVTLCSEFLNGGTDTTGTAIEWGIAQLIANPEIQSRLYDEIKSTVGDRAVEEKDVDKMVFLQAFVKEILRKHPPTYFTLTHTVTEPTTVAGYDVPAGINVEFYLPGINEDPKLWSNPKKFDPDRFVSGKEDADITGVTGVKMMPFGVGRRICPGLSMATVHVHLMLAKMVQEFEWSAYPAGSEIDFAGKLEFTVVMMKPLRAMVKPRV